The Desulfovibrio sp. UIB00 DNA window TTTGATGAAGAACGTTGAACGCTTGCTTCAGGGGAATGAATTTTTTCAAAAAAACTACTTCTGCAAGCATGAAAATGAGCTTCTGGAACTGGTTTCCAGCGGCCAGCACCCCAAGGTGCTCTATATCGGTTGCGCCGATTCCAGGGTTATTCCATCGCTTATCACCAACACTCCTCCCGGCCAGCTCTTTGTGCTGCGCAATGTGGGCAACTTTGTGGCCCCTTACAAACCGGACGAAGACTATCACGCCATGGCCGCAGGCATTGAATATGCCGTAACGGCCTTGAATATTGAAGAAATTATTATCTGCGGGCACACTTATTGCGGCGCCATCGCAGCTCTGTACAAGGACATTCACGACGAGGCCTTTGTGCACACGCAAAAATGGCTTTCCCTTGGCAAAAAAGCCAAGGAACTTGCCACGCTGGCACTTGGCAAGGAAGTTGGACAGGATAAACTGCTGCGGCTGACAGAGAAACTCTCCATCATTTTTCAGATAGAAAACCTCATGACATACCCGTGCGTACGCGACAGAGTAAAATCGGGCGACCTGCACGTTCATGGCTGGCTCTACTATATTGAATCTGGCGAAATCAAATATTACGACCCTGACGAACATGATTTTCTGGCCCTGAAAAAATAACGGCCCAGCGTGCAGGCCAATGCGTTGACTTGTGTTGCGACATACCGCTGACAGCGGATTTTCCAGCTATGGAAAATCCGCTGTTTTTATATGCCTTCTAGTATTTCGCATTCTGTGTTGTGAATGCGGGCATTGATGGCCTTTGCCAAATGCGTATCAGCGTGTTCGCAATATATCCGTGATCAGTCTTAAAGGCGTACTACAATATGTTTTTTACCATTGAAGTGTGTCTGCTAACAATCACAGTCATATGTTTATCAATTTGCAACGATACTGTGATCTGGATTTATAAAAATTTCACGTTTACACCAGATAAATTTTATATTTAACTAATTTGAAATACATTCCAAGCTAGTCAGCCTCAAGCAAGGGACTACTTCCATGAACAAAAATCTGACAGATCAATTCATGAAGTGGAATAGTTCAGCTAATATTGCATGTTGTCTTTTAACTCGGCTTGAGGGCAACACCTTCTCCATTAGCGCCGCCACCACAAGATTTACGGACCTCATAAAAATCAAAAGTTTTGGAGAATTAGAAAAGATTATTGAAAACAGGGAGCATCTGAACAAATCGCTCTCCCAGGATTATGCGGAGGAATGGACCGTATTTTGTGAAACCAGCCATTGCTTCCTTGATTGCCGCTGTCAGCGGATTGAAGACGAGGTTTGCGTATTGTGGATTTCTGCAGCAGAACAGCAACCTACTGATGTTCTGTCTGATATTCCAATCGGCATCATCCGCATGAAGGCCACGCAAGGGCCAGCCAAACTTCAATGCACCTACATGAACAGCGAGGCGCTGGCCATGACAGGCACGTCGGGACGTGAGGCGAGCAAATGCTTCCACGTCAGTGAACTCATGCATGTTCACAGTGCCGACGTGTGCAAGGTAGAACACCTGCTGGCAATGTTCATATCCGGCAAGGCGTTGCAGCCTCTTGAGTGCAGACTGCGCCCGCGCGATGGTCACGTCAGGTGGATTCGCGTCAGTCTCTCCTGGATTATCCCCCAAGAAATTCTACAACTGGCATTTGTCAATATTTCTACAGAAAAAGAGACCCAAGCGCACAGCAGGCAAAGCCAGGTTTTGCTGCAAAAAATTCTGGATACCACGCAGGCTGCAATCTTCTGGAAAGATGCAGAAAGGCGCTTTATCGGGGTAAACAAGGCTTTTCTGGAATACTACGGATTTGATTCCGAGCAGGTGCTCTTGGGCAAGAATGATGAAGATATGGGCTGGCATAGCGACCCTGACCCGTACAAGAATGATGAACTGCGAGTGTTGCAGGGTGAGAGCACCACGCGGGTTCCCGGCATGTGCTTTTGCAGGGGCGAAAACCGCCACATTGTAGCCAGCAAAAGCCCGCTTTATGAAGACGGTAAAATTGTGGGGCTTGTTGGCAGTTTTGAAGATGTCACAAGTGAATACATGCTGCGCAAAGACGTAGTGGATCTCAACGCCAAGTTACATGCAGCCCTGAAGAAAGAACGCCAGGCCAACCGCGCAAAGTCTGACTTTCTCTTGCGCATGAGCCATGATATGCGCACTCCCCTTGCCACCATTGTGGGCTTTTCTGACCTTGAGCTGAAAAAACACCGCGATCCTGGCCTCGCCAAGGTCTTCTCCACCATAAAGGCGTGTTCAAACTTTCTGCTTGCCATTCTTTCCGACATTCTTGACCTGCAAAAACTCTCTAACGGGAAAATAGACGTTATACCCACAATTTGCACTGGCGCTCATAGCGCAAAAAGCATTGAATCCATCATCAGGCCCCAAGCTGAGGCAAAAAACATTACTTTCATAACGCATTTTAACTGCACAGCAACCAACTGCTATGCGCAGATCGACACGCGCAAGGTTCAGCAGATCATCGTCAACCTCTTGAACAATGCCGTCAAATACACGCAACCCGGCGGCACCATAACATGGCGCAATGACATCTGCGGTGAAAATGCCGACAGCCTTGTTGTAACCCATGTCATTTCTGATAACGGGCCGGGAATCAGCAAGAAATTTCAGGCCAGCATGTATTCCCCATTCACGCAGGAAGACCATATGTCCAGCTCTGGCAGCGGGCTTGGGCTAGCCATTGTGAAAAAGCTGGTCGATATTCTGGGGGGCAACATTACCTGCAAATCCGCGCCGGGGCAGGGAACAACATTCACGGTGATTTTGCCCCACCAAAAAGCTACCGCCGCAGATATCGCCGCCTTCCACAAAAAGAATCGCACACAGCACACCGCCCCAACCTCGCTTAAGGGAAGAAAGATCCTCATCTGCGAAGACAACGTCATCAACAGTGAAATCCTGAAAGAAATGCTCGAAAGTGAAGGCGTGGTGTGCGAACAGGCCTTCAACGGCAGTGAAGGAGTGGAAAAGGCCAAAGGCCGTAATTACGACATCATCATGATGGACATCCGCATGCCTGTGATGGACGGCTATCAGGCTACCCGCGAGATACGGGAGTTTGATGTGGACACTCCCATTGTGGCGCTTTCCGCCAATGTTTTTGCCGATGAGATACAGAATGCCTTTGAATCCGGCATGGACGAATTTCTGGAAAAACCGGTTATTATGAGCAAGATGTTTTCAGTTCTTGGCCAGCTTCTTTCGCCCACGCCTGCCTCAACCACGCAGGGACCGGATTAAAAGCTTGCCAGACCGTCAGCATCTCTCTTCGCAGAAAGAATACTTCATCCCTCCCTGCCAGCTTGCGTCTGAACTGTTTTCCTCCCACAGCGCAACCGCAAATGACCTTGTTGCAAATATCACAACCATGCGGGGCGCATTATACAAATGCACCCTTTCCAAGCAGGCCTTGCAGTCCCCGGAAACATGCTTACCTGAAAAGAAGATACGGTAGCCAACTACTATGTACACTCTTCTTGCTGCTTTGCAGTCTGCCCACGGTGAGATATCATGTACAGGACTGCACCATTTGCGGCAAGCCACAGATATGGCTATGAACGGCTCTTCATACCCTTCCAACCGGAGGCTATCCCCCGAAGGAGGCCATGATGACAACAGTTAAGAGCATCAGCGCGCAAGCCCTGCGGCAAAAAGACCTCAAGCAGGCGCTCATAGTGGATGTGCGCACCCCCATGGAATTTGCGGAAAAACGTCTCGTCCTTCCGACCACGCTGGCCCCTGTGACGGAGCTTGATCCTCACATGGTTGCCCTGCGTAGCGGGGCATTGACAGACACCCCCATTTATACCCTTTGCGCCAGCGGGAAGCGTGCGCAAACGGCAGCGGCCAAATTTGCCGAAGCCGGATTTGCGGACATAACCGTTATTGAAGGCGGCCTTGCGGCCTGCAAGGAAGCTGGATTCCCCACCACAGGACAGGCGCTGCCCAAAACAGGCGAAACCTCACCCACGTTGGACAGGCAGGTGCGTCTTGTGGCCGGGGCGCTCACGGCCCTGTTCGTTTTGCTGGGGCTTTTTGTACACAAGGCTTTTCTGCTCGGCGCGCTCTTTATTGGCTGCGGGCAGGTATTTTCCGGCCTTACCAACTGGTGCGGCCTCGCGCTGCTGCTCACGCGCGCACCCTGGAACAAAAAGGGCTGCTCTGGCGGCGCTTGCCCCATTGGAGCTGGCAAAAGCCCCGGCGCAAGCTGCCAGTAACGCGCCATCCCTTGGTGCCGGAACTTTCACCCTAGCTTTTTTGCAAAGGAGTTCGCCATGTCTGCACCCAACGTGCGCGGATTTTTTGATCCCGTTACCGCTACCTGGACATATGTGGTCTGGTCTGCAACTGATGCCCAGAAGCGTTGCGCCATTATAGACAGCGTGCTGGATTTTGACCTCCACGCCTGCCGCACATCCACTGTTTCTGCCGATGCCGTTATTGATTTTGTCCGCCAGCAAGGCTTTGTGGTTGAGTGGATTCTTGAAACCCACATCCACGCAGACCACGTCACCGCAGCCAGCTATATCAAGGAAAAAATGGGCGGGAAAATAGCCATCAGCAAACACATGCTGGATATCATTTCCACATGGACGCCCATCTTCCAAACGCAGGAGGACACCCCCGCAGACGGTTCGGCCTTTGACCATCTGTTTGAAAATGATGAAGAATTCACCATTGCCGACATGCCCGCAAAAATCATCCATACGCCGGGGCATACCCCCGCAGACACCACCTATATTGTGGGCAATGCGGCCTTTGTGGGCGACACCATCTTTTTACCCGATGTGGGTTCAGGCAGGTGCGACTTCCCTGGCGGCAGCGCCGAGGATTCCTATGATTCCTCCCGCAAACTCTTTGCCCTGCCCGATGACCTGCGCATCTATGTGGGGCATGACTACCCGCCTGAGGGTGTGCGGGGTCCGCAGTGCATGGCAACCGTTGGCGAGCAGAAAACCGCCAACTTGCGGCTGAACCTGCAAGTGGGCAAGGCCGAATTTGTGGCAAAACGCAAGGCGGACGATAACGGCAAGGCCGTACCGCCGCTCATTTTGCCCTCCCTTCAGGCCAACATGCGCACAGGAAAATTCGGCAAGGCCGTCAATGGCCTGCAATTTGTAAAACTGCCCGTGAACCGCATGTAAGACCAAGGGGGAATATCCAGCTTACAGACAAAGCCCCTTCTTCCTCCAGCATGCGGGGATGGACGAAGGGGCTTTGAGAACATGCGTGACTCAAGCCGGAGCGTAAAAAAGAGGGAAGCTTGCAACAGAACATGGGCCTTGTAATTTTGGCTACTTTTTGTCGTACACGGCCCGTGCAAGGTCAACCGCAAACGGCCCAGCCATACCCGTAGGCGTGGTATTGGTAAGCGCCACAAAGGATATGCCGTTGGCGCGGTCCATAAAAAAATGGCTCCCGTATGCGCCGCTCCAGCTCCAGGTGTTCTGGCCCGCAGGGTATTCTGCCTTTTCAGGGCGCAGCAGCACCGCGCCGCCAAAACCAAATCCCCAGCCCGGCGCGACAACCTCATTAGTTTTACCTGCGGTTACACTCAGCCTTTGCGACAATATGGGGCAGACCTGATCGGCAGTCATGGCCTTCGCGGTATCCGGTTTGAGGATGGAGCCTCCGTTTTGGCGCACGGCCTCGAGAAATTTCAGGTAGTCTGCCGCTGTTCCAACCATTCCGGCGCCAGCGGAGGGAAAGGCCTGTTCGTCCAGCGCCCTCCCCGGCTGAAAACGCGTTGCGGAAACAGCGTTGGGCACAAATTCAGTCTCGGCCATGCGGTGGGTCTTGCCATTGGCCCACACATAGGGTGCGGCAAGCAGATCAGGATCATCTGCCATAAAACCCGTGTGCGTCATGCCCAGCGGCCCGGTTACAAGCTCCTGCACCACGTTGGGCAGCTTGTCCCCCCCAGCGCGGGAGACGATTTCGCCAAGCACATCAATGGCAAGGGAGTATTTCCAGTCCGTACCCGGCTCATAATAAAGCGGTACTGTGGCAAGCCGCCAGATGTTTTCTTCCAGCGTGATTGGCGGGTCATCCAGTCCATCGGAAACTTCGGCCAGCGCCATGGGGCCATCAGACGGCTCCGAAAAACCATAGGAAAGCCCGGCAGTGTGCGTGAGCAGGTGGCGCACAGTAATGACAGGATCCGCCTTGTCCGCAAGCGATGGGGTAAAAGAGGGAATCCAGCGGGTAACAGGGTCGTCCAGAGCGATCATGCCCTTCTCCACCAGTGCAAGTGCTGCGGCGCTCGCAATGGGCTTGCTCATGGAGGCCAGTCGAAAACGCGTTTCCGGACTCATGGGGGTGCCTTTTTCCGCATCGGCCATGCCCACGGCCCGCGCGTAGACCACCTGCCCCTGACGGGCAACCATGACCACAGCCCCAACGATGCGGCCCTCGGCAACAGCCTTGTTCAGCACGGCATCAAGCCGCTGGGCCAAAGCCGTATCGGTGTTTTTTTCTGCACTTGCCGCGCTGCTGCCAGCCGGAACCAAGGCGCAAAGGGCAACAATCAGCAGAGCAACAAACCGGGATGCCAGTTTGCCCGAGAGCAACCCTATTATTTTTTTCTGCTTCTGCACACATCCTCCCCGCAGGCAAAACGGCCCTGCCCTATTTCTGCTGATAGAGCCATTTTTGGTCACAGATGTAAATACCGGGAACGCTTTTCACAAGCATTGGGCGCTTAACAAAGAAAAAGCATTCCGCTAGGATTAAAACCAAGCAGGAGGACACCATGAATCCACTCTTTTCTCCCATCAAACTCAAAGGGCTCACACTGCCCAACCGTATAGTCGTTCCCCCCATGGATCAATACTCGGCAGAAGAGGGATGCCCCGTGTACTGGCATGCCATGCACTATGGCACCCTTGCCGTTTCCGGAACCGGGCTGCTCATTGTGGAAGCAACGGCTGTAGAAGCGCCGGGGCGTATATCCCCGCAGGATCTCGGCCTCTGGAATGAGGAGCAGGAAGCCGCCCACAAGGCCATGCTCGATTCCATACGTACCTATTCTTCCACGCCCATCGGCATCCAGATCGGACATGCCGGACGCAAGGGCGCTACGGGCCTACCTTGGCAAGGAGGCAAGCCGCTGCTGCCCGCAGATGGCGGGTGGGAAATATGCGCGCCTTCCGCCCTGCCCTATGCGCCGGGTCATCAAACACCAGCAGAACTCAAGGCGGCAGACATAGCCCGCCTGACAGAATCTTTTGTAGCTACGGCCAAACGCGCCGTACGCGCCGGGTATGACGCCATTGAGCTGCACGCGGCCCACGGCTACCTGATGCACGAATTTCTGTCGCCGCTCAGCAATGCCCGCACCGATGCCTACGGCGGCAGCCTCGAAAACAGGATGCGCTTTCCGCTGGAAGTGCTGGCGGCAGTGCTCGCAGCGGTTCCGGCCAATTACCCTGTGGGCGTGCGCGTTTCAGGCACCGATTTTGCCGAGGGCGGCTGGAATGTGGAAGAATGCGCTGCCTTTGCAAGGGCAGTTGAAAAAGCAGGGGGCGCGTACATACACGTTTCCGGCGGCGGGCTTTCGCCCAACCAGAAGATCGCCCTTGCGCCCGGCTATCAGGTGGCACTGGCGGCTGCGGTCAAGGCAGCAGTGAGCGAGCTTCCTGTCATTGCCGTGGGCCTCATCACGGAGCCGGAACTGGCCTCAAGCATTGTGGTCACAGGGCAGGCCGACATGGTAGCCATTGGCCGCGCCATGCTGTACGACCCGCGCTGGCCCTGGCATGCCGCTGCTGCTCTTGGGCAGACCATTGCTGCGCCATCGCCCTACCTGCGCAGCAAGCCGCACAACGTGAAGGATCTTTTTGCGTAAGGCTGGTTTTCACAGCGCATACGCTACATGCAGAAGGCCCCGCAATCTTTAACGATGCGGGGCCTTCTGCATTGGCCAGCCAGATCAATGCTGCGCGAGGATTGCTCCCGGCGCAGGATCTCGGAACATATCCTACTGGGGCGCGTCCACCTTGTGGGCCTGCGCTTGCGGCTGGGCCTGCGCTTGTGGCTGGCCTTCAGGCTCCACTTCTGCATTGGCCTCGGGGCTGTTTACGATCTGGGTTTCCAACGGGGCCGCCCCGCTGCGCAACTGCCAGCGCGTGATGGTCTTGTTGCTGAACATCCGCAGCGGGATATAAAAAAGAATGAACCAGAAAACCATGCTCGGCTGATTGCCAAACAGCGGCAAAGAAAAAGGCAGCTCAGGGCTGATTGTGCCAAAGCGCAGCTGCATCCATGCAAGCATGATGGGAGCAGGCCACAACGAAGCCACAAACAGGGCGTTGCTGAGCGAAAAATAATAGCCAAAAGCCTCATGCCCCTGACGATTCACTGCTTTGAAGGCTTCCTTGCCAGAGTTCTGCAAGGCTGATTCGCTCAACTCATGATAATGACGCATGTCATCCTGCAATTTTTTCAGGCGCTTGCGGTGCATACGCTGGGCCATGCGCAGGGTGGCAATGCCTATGAGGCCCGCCACCAGGGCAAGAATTGCTGTTCCCAAAAAGTAGGCTGCCTCGGGCTGCGGCACCACGCGGTACGGCAGCACCAAGAAAGGATCAAGCCAGACCAGAAGTTGTTCCATATCTCAGCGGCTCCGTTTTTCGCACAGGGCGATTCTAAGCCCTTGCGCACGGGCAGATTAGCATTCTGTTGTAAAAAGGAAACACTGCATCCCCGTGGGCAGGCCAGGGGGATGCAGTGTTTTTCATGTTTTCAGCATGTTCCGGACATAGCCGGAAATACTAGCCGAACATCTTGATGTTGAAGAAGCCGCGCAGGATGTAGTCGGTACCAACGTACAGGGCCAGCACGATGAAGAGGCGCTTCAACCAGATATCGGAGAAGAAACGCGAGGTGTAGGGGCCAACAATGGAACCCACGGCAATACCGGCCAGTTCAAGACCAACCAGGTTCCAGTCCACCAGCGCGCCGTGCAGCATGAGGGTGGTGATACCGGTGATCATGCTGAGCAGCACGGCCAGAGCGGAGGTACCAGCAGCCAGGTACATGGGGAGCTGGGTCACGCTGGTGATGAAAGGCACCAGCAGGAAGCCGCCGCCCACGCCCAGGAAGGCCGCGATGCTGGCGATAACCACGCCGCCGCAGAAGGGCAGCAGGGGATTGAAAGAGAATTCCACGCCGCAGAAGGTGAACTGGCAGGTGGTAAAGGTGAACTTGATGAGCTTAACGCCCGTGGGGGCAGCAGCGCCTTCACCCTTGGCCTTGGCGGCAGCTTCAAAAGCCTTGGCGGCTTCCTTGGCTTTGGCCTTGGAACGCTGACCGGCAGGGGAGGTTTCCCACATCAGGTACAGGCCCAGCAGCAGCACGAAAAGACCAAAATAGCCCTGATAGGACGAGAAGTTCAGCTTGCCGGCAGTCAGCGAAACAGCACTGAAAGCGCCCACGATGGAGCCAAGGCCCAGGGCGAAGCCCAGGGGCAGCACAAGGCGCTTCATGCGGTAGTAGCTGAACGTGCTGATAACAGCGGAAAGCCCGGCGAGCATCTGGTTGGAGGCGCGCACGGAGTCGGTGACGGACTTGTTAAGGGGCGTCTTGCCAAAAGATTTGGCATACGCGCCAAGGCCGTGCACGGTCATGTGGCCCACGCCAGCCATAACGCCGCCAAAAGCGCCCACGGTGGAGAAAATCCAGCCCACCCACAAGGCCCAGCCAAAGGCCAGAATCATGTTGACCTTGGGGCCGCCGGGGATACCAAGATAGCCGGGTTCAGCCTGCATGTTGATGGTATTGGGGGCCGTTTCCACCTGTTTGGCGATGGCATTGGCAAGCACGCTGCCGTCAGCAGCAAGGGCGACACTGGCGGTCAGCACCAGAAGTGAAGCCACCACGCCGAAAAGTACCCACTTGTTTCTCATTCCAACTCCTCCCGATCAACGTCGCACAAGCGAACGGATAATAATGCCTGAAAGCGCCCTGTTGAGGCAGCTTCCTAAAAAAACACATGCACCCACGAAAGCAGCGTCTGCGGGAACACGCCCCACAACACCACACCTGTCAGACAGCACAGAAGTACAGCCCTCACGCCCGCACCGCCCGAAGCTGCCTGTATGGGTGCGGGGTGATTTGCCGGGGCCTCCTGCATGTACATGCGTCGTGCCACTCCAAGATAATACCATGCGGAAATGGTGCTGCTGATCACAGCCACAAGCACCGTTACCGTATAGCCTGCCGAAAAGGCTTCTTTAAAGAGCATGAATTTGCCCATAAAGCCCGCAGTCGGCGGAATGCCCGTCAGGGAAAAAAGAAAAACCAGCATGGCCGCAGCAAGGGCGGGATGTCGTGCGGCAAGGCCCGAGTAATCATCCAGGTCTTCACCCGCATCAGCCAGAGGATTATTTCCCTGTTTTTTCCCGTACACCGCAAGGTAGCCCATGATGGCAAAGGCACCCATGTTCATGCACAGGTAAATGGTCAAATACGCCGCCGTGGCGCGCAGGCCGTCGGCTGTGCACGCGGCAAGCCCCAAGAGGGCATAACCCGCGTGAGCTATGGCAGAGTACGCCAGCATGCGTTTAAGGCTTGTCTGCATTACGGCAGCGATATTGCCCAGAAGCATTGTCAATGCGGCCATCAAGGCCAACGCCCCGCTCCACTGAGCGCCCAGTTGCGGCAAGGCCATGACCAATACGCGCGCAAGCACGGCGAAACTGGCCGTTTTGGCCGCCACAGACATAAAGGCGGTCACGGTTGTGGGCGCGCCTTCGTACACATCAGGCACCCACACGTGGAAGGGCGCGGCAGCCACCTTGAACCCCATGCCTGCCAGCATGAGCGCCAAAGCAACTACCAGGGCGGGCATGGTCTGCCCGGTTGCGGCAACAGGCAGTGCCGCAGCGATCTGCGCAAGCTCGGTATGCCCGGTAAGCCCGTACAACAGGGACATGCCAAAAAGCAAAAGAGCCGAAGCGAAACTGCCCATCAAAAAATATTTGATGGCCGATTCGCTGCTTCGCGGATCGCCAGTGCGCAGGGCCGCCATCGCGTAAATGGGCAGGGCCATGAGCTCAAGCCCCAGATAGAGCACAATGAGGTCGCCAGCCGAGGCCATTACGCACATGCCCAGTGTTGAACATACTGCAAGGCAGTAATATTCGCCCTGACGCATTTGGGCATGTGAAAAAAAACTTTCGCTCATTAACGCCGTAAAAGCAAGTGCTACTACGCAAATGGCTTTAAAGAGCGCTCCAAAGCCGTCAGCGCGGAACATTCCGTCAAAAGAAACACTCCCGCCGCCCGCAGAAACTGCTACAATTGCTGCAAAAGCCGTTATTGCACCAACGACCGTCAGCCATTGCAGAAAAGCCCGCGCCCTTGGAAAAAACATGTCGGCGCACAGCAGGCCAATGGCCGTGACCAAGAGCGTCAGCTCCGGCAGCAGGGCCGGAAGTTCTTTCAGCAATGGCAGGGCCGAAAGGGGCGCTACGGATATGGCTGTCATGATAGCTCCTATGGTGTTGCCCTTGTGCCGCAAGGCACACTGTCCGCCAACTGTATGGGCCATGCATGGCCTGTGGCGGGGGCGCAAACTTTTATTGCCAGTGCTCGGGCCGCAACTTTTTCTAATTTGCGGTAAAAACTGCAAAGGCCTGCTGGGTATCTGCCACCAGATGTTCCACCGTTACGTGCATGTATTCCAGCAACACGTTGGGGAAGATGCCGATGCCCACTATAAGCAGGCTCATGGTCAGCAAAATGGCTATCTCGCGCCCATCAAGCTTTTCCCCAACCAGACCGCGCACGGTTTCAGACACCTGACGGAAAAACACGCGCTGATACAGCCAGAGCATGTACCATGCGCCCAATATCAGGCCAGAAGACGCCACCACCGCCGCCCAGGGAGCGCGTTCAAAACCGCCGAGCAGGATCAGGAACTCACCCACAAAACCGTTGGTACCGGGCAAACCCACAGCCGCCAGAGTAAAGACCATAAAAAAGGCC harbors:
- a CDS encoding carbonic anhydrase, encoding MKNVERLLQGNEFFQKNYFCKHENELLELVSSGQHPKVLYIGCADSRVIPSLITNTPPGQLFVLRNVGNFVAPYKPDEDYHAMAAGIEYAVTALNIEEIIICGHTYCGAIAALYKDIHDEAFVHTQKWLSLGKKAKELATLALGKEVGQDKLLRLTEKLSIIFQIENLMTYPCVRDRVKSGDLHVHGWLYYIESGEIKYYDPDEHDFLALKK
- a CDS encoding response regulator, producing the protein MHVHSADVCKVEHLLAMFISGKALQPLECRLRPRDGHVRWIRVSLSWIIPQEILQLAFVNISTEKETQAHSRQSQVLLQKILDTTQAAIFWKDAERRFIGVNKAFLEYYGFDSEQVLLGKNDEDMGWHSDPDPYKNDELRVLQGESTTRVPGMCFCRGENRHIVASKSPLYEDGKIVGLVGSFEDVTSEYMLRKDVVDLNAKLHAALKKERQANRAKSDFLLRMSHDMRTPLATIVGFSDLELKKHRDPGLAKVFSTIKACSNFLLAILSDILDLQKLSNGKIDVIPTICTGAHSAKSIESIIRPQAEAKNITFITHFNCTATNCYAQIDTRKVQQIIVNLLNNAVKYTQPGGTITWRNDICGENADSLVVTHVISDNGPGISKKFQASMYSPFTQEDHMSSSGSGLGLAIVKKLVDILGGNITCKSAPGQGTTFTVILPHQKATAADIAAFHKKNRTQHTAPTSLKGRKILICEDNVINSEILKEMLESEGVVCEQAFNGSEGVEKAKGRNYDIIMMDIRMPVMDGYQATREIREFDVDTPIVALSANVFADEIQNAFESGMDEFLEKPVIMSKMFSVLGQLLSPTPASTTQGPD
- a CDS encoding rhodanese-like domain-containing protein; its protein translation is MTTVKSISAQALRQKDLKQALIVDVRTPMEFAEKRLVLPTTLAPVTELDPHMVALRSGALTDTPIYTLCASGKRAQTAAAKFAEAGFADITVIEGGLAACKEAGFPTTGQALPKTGETSPTLDRQVRLVAGALTALFVLLGLFVHKAFLLGALFIGCGQVFSGLTNWCGLALLLTRAPWNKKGCSGGACPIGAGKSPGASCQ
- a CDS encoding MBL fold metallo-hydrolase, with the translated sequence MSAPNVRGFFDPVTATWTYVVWSATDAQKRCAIIDSVLDFDLHACRTSTVSADAVIDFVRQQGFVVEWILETHIHADHVTAASYIKEKMGGKIAISKHMLDIISTWTPIFQTQEDTPADGSAFDHLFENDEEFTIADMPAKIIHTPGHTPADTTYIVGNAAFVGDTIFLPDVGSGRCDFPGGSAEDSYDSSRKLFALPDDLRIYVGHDYPPEGVRGPQCMATVGEQKTANLRLNLQVGKAEFVAKRKADDNGKAVPPLILPSLQANMRTGKFGKAVNGLQFVKLPVNRM
- a CDS encoding beta-lactamase family protein, with product MQKQKKIIGLLSGKLASRFVALLIVALCALVPAGSSAASAEKNTDTALAQRLDAVLNKAVAEGRIVGAVVMVARQGQVVYARAVGMADAEKGTPMSPETRFRLASMSKPIASAAALALVEKGMIALDDPVTRWIPSFTPSLADKADPVITVRHLLTHTAGLSYGFSEPSDGPMALAEVSDGLDDPPITLEENIWRLATVPLYYEPGTDWKYSLAIDVLGEIVSRAGGDKLPNVVQELVTGPLGMTHTGFMADDPDLLAAPYVWANGKTHRMAETEFVPNAVSATRFQPGRALDEQAFPSAGAGMVGTAADYLKFLEAVRQNGGSILKPDTAKAMTADQVCPILSQRLSVTAGKTNEVVAPGWGFGFGGAVLLRPEKAEYPAGQNTWSWSGAYGSHFFMDRANGISFVALTNTTPTGMAGPFAVDLARAVYDKK
- a CDS encoding NADH:flavin oxidoreductase/NADH oxidase; the encoded protein is MNPLFSPIKLKGLTLPNRIVVPPMDQYSAEEGCPVYWHAMHYGTLAVSGTGLLIVEATAVEAPGRISPQDLGLWNEEQEAAHKAMLDSIRTYSSTPIGIQIGHAGRKGATGLPWQGGKPLLPADGGWEICAPSALPYAPGHQTPAELKAADIARLTESFVATAKRAVRAGYDAIELHAAHGYLMHEFLSPLSNARTDAYGGSLENRMRFPLEVLAAVLAAVPANYPVGVRVSGTDFAEGGWNVEECAAFARAVEKAGGAYIHVSGGGLSPNQKIALAPGYQVALAAAVKAAVSELPVIAVGLITEPELASSIVVTGQADMVAIGRAMLYDPRWPWHAAAALGQTIAAPSPYLRSKPHNVKDLFA
- a CDS encoding sulfite exporter TauE/SafE family protein, translated to MRNKWVLFGVVASLLVLTASVALAADGSVLANAIAKQVETAPNTINMQAEPGYLGIPGGPKVNMILAFGWALWVGWIFSTVGAFGGVMAGVGHMTVHGLGAYAKSFGKTPLNKSVTDSVRASNQMLAGLSAVISTFSYYRMKRLVLPLGFALGLGSIVGAFSAVSLTAGKLNFSSYQGYFGLFVLLLGLYLMWETSPAGQRSKAKAKEAAKAFEAAAKAKGEGAAAPTGVKLIKFTFTTCQFTFCGVEFSFNPLLPFCGGVVIASIAAFLGVGGGFLLVPFITSVTQLPMYLAAGTSALAVLLSMITGITTLMLHGALVDWNLVGLELAGIAVGSIVGPYTSRFFSDIWLKRLFIVLALYVGTDYILRGFFNIKMFG
- a CDS encoding NADH-quinone oxidoreductase subunit N; this translates as MTAISVAPLSALPLLKELPALLPELTLLVTAIGLLCADMFFPRARAFLQWLTVVGAITAFAAIVAVSAGGGSVSFDGMFRADGFGALFKAICVVALAFTALMSESFFSHAQMRQGEYYCLAVCSTLGMCVMASAGDLIVLYLGLELMALPIYAMAALRTGDPRSSESAIKYFLMGSFASALLLFGMSLLYGLTGHTELAQIAAALPVAATGQTMPALVVALALMLAGMGFKVAAAPFHVWVPDVYEGAPTTVTAFMSVAAKTASFAVLARVLVMALPQLGAQWSGALALMAALTMLLGNIAAVMQTSLKRMLAYSAIAHAGYALLGLAACTADGLRATAAYLTIYLCMNMGAFAIMGYLAVYGKKQGNNPLADAGEDLDDYSGLAARHPALAAAMLVFLFSLTGIPPTAGFMGKFMLFKEAFSAGYTVTVLVAVISSTISAWYYLGVARRMYMQEAPANHPAPIQAASGGAGVRAVLLCCLTGVVLWGVFPQTLLSWVHVFF